A single Oryctolagus cuniculus chromosome 18, mOryCun1.1, whole genome shotgun sequence DNA region contains:
- the SPRED3 gene encoding sprouty-related, EVH1 domain-containing protein 3 isoform X1 produces MPWTSAKVGDTLWIHKTWGLGGCSRAPLPGSRTQRASTPASLFPLPQAAPSPRTRPPGPPSLPPRPGSRCPSPTPPETAREPERTGGGGGGRVAAARSPAGASQTTLECTLRPGLVYNKVNPIFHHWSLGDCKFGLTFQSPAEADEFQKSLLAALAALGRGSLTPSSSSSSSSPSQDTAETPCPLTSHVDSDSSSSHSRQETPPSATSAAPIVTVDSASGFGPATPPQRRRSSAQSYPPLLPFTGIPEPSESPAGAGGPGWGGRGYEDYRRSGPPAPLALSTCVVRFAKTGALRGAALGPPAALPAPLAEAAPPAPPARPPPGPGPAPAPAKASPETEEAARCVHCRALFRRRADGRGGRCAEAPDPGRLLVRRLSCLWCAESLLYHCLSDAEGDFSDPCACEPGHPRPAARWAALAALSLAVPCLCCYAPLRACHWVAARCGCAGCGGRHEEAAR; encoded by the exons ATGCCGTGGACGAGTGCAAAAGTGGGGGATACCCTCTGGATCCATAAAacatgggggctggggggctgttCGCGGGCGCCGCTGCCGGGCTCTAGGACCCAGCGGGCAAGCACGCCCGCCTcgctcttccccctcccccaggccgccccctccccccgcacccgtcctccaggtcccccctccctcccccctcgcCCCGGCTCCCGGTGCCCGTCTCCAACGCCGCCGGAGACAGCGAGGGAGCCGGAGcgaacaggaggaggaggaggaggccgcgTCGCCGCCGCTCGGAGCCCGGCCGGAGCCTCCCAG ACTACCTTGGAGTGTACCTTGAGGCCAGGCCTGGTCTACAACAAGGTGAACCCCATCTTCCACCACTGGAGCCTGGGCGACTGCAAGTTTGGGCTGACGTTTCAGAGTCCCGCTGAGGCCGATGAGTTCCAGAAGAGCCTGCTGGCTGCGCTGGCCGCACTGGGTCGAG GCTCgctcaccccctcctcctcctcctcctcctcctctccttcccaggACACCGCAGAGACCCCCTGCCCGCTGACG TCCCACGTGGACAGCGACTCCTCCTCCAGCCACAGCCGCCAGGAGACGCCTCCTTCCGCCACCTCGGCTGCCCCCATCGTCACGGTGGACTCAGCTTCTGGTTTCGGGCCGGCCACGCCTCCCCAGCGCCGCCGCTCCTCAGCTCAG AGCTACCCTCCGCTTCTACCGTTCACAGGGATTCCAGAGCCCTCAGAGTCCCCGGCCGGGGCAGGGGGCCCGGGCTGGGGCGGCCGTGGCTACGAGGATTACAGGCGCTCTGGGCCGCCTGCGCCCCTCGCCCTATCCACCTGCGTCGTGCGCTTCGCCAAGACCGGTGCGTTGAGGGGTGCAGCCCTGGGGCCCCCAGCAGCACTTCCCGCCCCTCTGGCCGAGGCTGCGCCCCCAGCACCTCCGGCTCGCCCACCgccgggccccggccccgcccccgcgccggccAAGGCCTCCCCAGAGACCGAGGAGGCAGCTCGCTGCGTGCACTGCCGGGCGCTCTTCCGCCGCCGTGCGGACGGGCGTGGGGGTCGCTGTGCGGAGGCCCCGGACCCGGGTCGCCTACTGGTGCGCCGTCTCAGCTGCCTGTGGTGCGCCGAGAGCTTGCTCTACCACTGCCTGTCGGACGCCGAGGGCGACTTCTCGGACCCATGCGCCTGTGAGCCGGGCCACCCACGCCCCGCCGCGCGCTGGGCCGCGCTGGCCGCGCTCTCCTTGGCGGTGCCCTGTCTGTGCTGCTACGCGCCCCTGCGCGCCTGCCACTGGGTCGCGGCGCGATGCGGTTGCGCTGGCTGCGGGGGTCGCCACGAAGAGGCTGCACGGTGA
- the SPRED3 gene encoding sprouty-related, EVH1 domain-containing protein 3 isoform X3, with translation MVRVRAVVMARDDSSGGWLPVGGGGLSQTTLECTLRPGLVYNKVNPIFHHWSLGDCKFGLTFQSPAEADEFQKSLLAALAALGRGSLTPSSSSSSSSPSQDTAETPCPLTSHVDSDSSSSHSRQETPPSATSAAPIVTVDSASGFGPATPPQRRRSSAQSYPPLLPFTGIPEPSESPAGAGGPGWGGRGYEDYRRSGPPAPLALSTCVVRFAKTGALRGAALGPPAALPAPLAEAAPPAPPARPPPGPGPAPAPAKASPETEEAARCVHCRALFRRRADGRGGRCAEAPDPGRLLVRRLSCLWCAESLLYHCLSDAEGDFSDPCACEPGHPRPAARWAALAALSLAVPCLCCYAPLRACHWVAARCGCAGCGGRHEEAAR, from the exons ATGGTGCGGGTCCGAGCCGTGGTGATGGCCCGAGATGACTCCAGTGGGGGCTGGCTgcctgtggggggcgggggcctcAGCCAG ACTACCTTGGAGTGTACCTTGAGGCCAGGCCTGGTCTACAACAAGGTGAACCCCATCTTCCACCACTGGAGCCTGGGCGACTGCAAGTTTGGGCTGACGTTTCAGAGTCCCGCTGAGGCCGATGAGTTCCAGAAGAGCCTGCTGGCTGCGCTGGCCGCACTGGGTCGAG GCTCgctcaccccctcctcctcctcctcctcctcctctccttcccaggACACCGCAGAGACCCCCTGCCCGCTGACG TCCCACGTGGACAGCGACTCCTCCTCCAGCCACAGCCGCCAGGAGACGCCTCCTTCCGCCACCTCGGCTGCCCCCATCGTCACGGTGGACTCAGCTTCTGGTTTCGGGCCGGCCACGCCTCCCCAGCGCCGCCGCTCCTCAGCTCAG AGCTACCCTCCGCTTCTACCGTTCACAGGGATTCCAGAGCCCTCAGAGTCCCCGGCCGGGGCAGGGGGCCCGGGCTGGGGCGGCCGTGGCTACGAGGATTACAGGCGCTCTGGGCCGCCTGCGCCCCTCGCCCTATCCACCTGCGTCGTGCGCTTCGCCAAGACCGGTGCGTTGAGGGGTGCAGCCCTGGGGCCCCCAGCAGCACTTCCCGCCCCTCTGGCCGAGGCTGCGCCCCCAGCACCTCCGGCTCGCCCACCgccgggccccggccccgcccccgcgccggccAAGGCCTCCCCAGAGACCGAGGAGGCAGCTCGCTGCGTGCACTGCCGGGCGCTCTTCCGCCGCCGTGCGGACGGGCGTGGGGGTCGCTGTGCGGAGGCCCCGGACCCGGGTCGCCTACTGGTGCGCCGTCTCAGCTGCCTGTGGTGCGCCGAGAGCTTGCTCTACCACTGCCTGTCGGACGCCGAGGGCGACTTCTCGGACCCATGCGCCTGTGAGCCGGGCCACCCACGCCCCGCCGCGCGCTGGGCCGCGCTGGCCGCGCTCTCCTTGGCGGTGCCCTGTCTGTGCTGCTACGCGCCCCTGCGCGCCTGCCACTGGGTCGCGGCGCGATGCGGTTGCGCTGGCTGCGGGGGTCGCCACGAAGAGGCTGCACGGTGA
- the FAM98C gene encoding protein FAM98C isoform X1: protein MEGAEAEAREGAAVARDLLTLGYEGFPEAASRGTSCPAFRALCARLAAELVTLGALEQRQEDASGGPGAEAAFVRRLAGVLRELHCPDRALCGGDGETALREPGAGLRLLRFLCSELQAARLLRLRPQRDSRPVLAFGEGTEEGAGPAHELVLTLRALGLPRPVRGTPASQLLQELHAKISELLPSLPPGFMRPLLHHPLDAPRWEALESLSQSLTEQYRCRRCLLLKRLDLTTSAFHWSERAEAQGEAMKAVLIPIREVLTPESDVSIAHVLAARADLSRLVPATSAAARRGTCCAVNKVLMGDVPDRGGRPNELEAPMPSWQSRREDRGGRRAGRQGWGRRKKKK, encoded by the exons ATGGAGGGGGCAGAGGCGGAAGCGCGAGAGGGGGCCGCGGTGGCCCGTGACCTGCTGACCCTCGG GTATGAGGGTTTCCCGGAGGCGGCGTCGCGGGGCACCTCGTGCCCAGCCTTCAGGGCCCTGTGCGCGCGGCTGGCGGCGGAGCTGGTCACTCTGGGCGCCCTGGAGCAGCGGCAAGAGGACGCCAGCGGCG GCCCGGGCGCGGAGGCGGCGTTCGTGCGGCGgttggccggcgtgctgcgggaGCTGCACTGCCCGGATCGCGCGCTCTGCGGCGGGGACGGCGAGACCGCGCTGCGGGAGCCCGGCGCTGGCCTGCGCCTGCTGC GCTTCCTCTGCTCCGAACTCCAGGCCGCCCGCCTCCTGCGTCTGCGCCCGCAGCGGGACTCCAGGCCAGTGCTGGCTTTCGGGGAAGGGACAGAGGAAGGGGCTGGCCCGGCCCACGAACTGGTCCTCACCCTGCGAGCCCTGGGGCTGCCTAGACCCGTGCGGGGGACTCCTGCCAGCCAGCTGCTACAGGAGTTGCATGCCAAG ATCTCggagctgctgccttccctgccGCCAGGGTTCATGCGGCCGCTCCTCCACCACCCGCTGGATGCGCCCAGATGG GAAGCGCTGGAGTCCCTGTCCCAGAGCCTGACGGAGCAGTACCGCTGCCGCCGCTGCCTCCTGCTGAAGCGCCTTGACCTCACCACGTCTGCTTTCCACTGGAGTGAGCGGGCAGAG GCCCAGGGGGAGGCCATGAAGGCAGTGCTGATCCCAATCCGAGAGGTCCTGACGCCAGAATCCGACGTCTCCATTGCACACGTCCTGGCTGCCCGTGCTGACCTGTCTCGCCTGGTGCCCGCCACCAGTGCAGCTGCCCGCCGCGGGACCTGCTGTGCCGTCAACAAG GTGCTTATGGGCGACGTGCCAGACCGGGGGGGCCGCCCAAACGAGCTGGAGGCCCCCATGCCCAGCTGGCAGAGCCGAAGAGAAGACAGAGGCGGGCGGAGGGCGGGCCGCCAAGGCTGGGGCCgcaggaagaagaagaagtga
- the SPRED3 gene encoding sprouty-related, EVH1 domain-containing protein 3 isoform X2 — translation MVRVRAVVMARDDSSGGWLPVGGGGLSQVSVCRVRGARPEGGARQGHYVIHGERLRDQKTTLECTLRPGLVYNKVNPIFHHWSLGDCKFGLTFQSPAEADEFQKSLLAALAALGRGSLTPSSSSSSSSPSQDTAETPCPLTSHVDSDSSSSHSRQETPPSATSAAPIVTVDSASGFGPATPPQRRRSSAQSYPPLLPFTGIPEPSESPAGAGGPGWGGRGYEDYRRSGPPAPLALSTCVVRFAKTGALRGAALGPPAALPAPLAEAAPPAPPARPPPGPGPAPAPAKASPETEEAARCVHCRALFRRRADGRGGRCAEAPDPGRLLVRRLSCLWCAESLLYHCLSDAEGDFSDPCACEPGHPRPAARWAALAALSLAVPCLCCYAPLRACHWVAARCGCAGCGGRHEEAAR, via the exons ATGGTGCGGGTCCGAGCCGTGGTGATGGCCCGAGATGACTCCAGTGGGGGCTGGCTgcctgtggggggcgggggcctcAGCCAGGTGAGCGTGTGTCGGGTCCGAGGGGCCAGGCCCGAGGGGGGGGCCCGCCAGGGGCACTACGTCATCCACGGGGAGCGCCTCCGGGACCAGAAA ACTACCTTGGAGTGTACCTTGAGGCCAGGCCTGGTCTACAACAAGGTGAACCCCATCTTCCACCACTGGAGCCTGGGCGACTGCAAGTTTGGGCTGACGTTTCAGAGTCCCGCTGAGGCCGATGAGTTCCAGAAGAGCCTGCTGGCTGCGCTGGCCGCACTGGGTCGAG GCTCgctcaccccctcctcctcctcctcctcctcctctccttcccaggACACCGCAGAGACCCCCTGCCCGCTGACG TCCCACGTGGACAGCGACTCCTCCTCCAGCCACAGCCGCCAGGAGACGCCTCCTTCCGCCACCTCGGCTGCCCCCATCGTCACGGTGGACTCAGCTTCTGGTTTCGGGCCGGCCACGCCTCCCCAGCGCCGCCGCTCCTCAGCTCAG AGCTACCCTCCGCTTCTACCGTTCACAGGGATTCCAGAGCCCTCAGAGTCCCCGGCCGGGGCAGGGGGCCCGGGCTGGGGCGGCCGTGGCTACGAGGATTACAGGCGCTCTGGGCCGCCTGCGCCCCTCGCCCTATCCACCTGCGTCGTGCGCTTCGCCAAGACCGGTGCGTTGAGGGGTGCAGCCCTGGGGCCCCCAGCAGCACTTCCCGCCCCTCTGGCCGAGGCTGCGCCCCCAGCACCTCCGGCTCGCCCACCgccgggccccggccccgcccccgcgccggccAAGGCCTCCCCAGAGACCGAGGAGGCAGCTCGCTGCGTGCACTGCCGGGCGCTCTTCCGCCGCCGTGCGGACGGGCGTGGGGGTCGCTGTGCGGAGGCCCCGGACCCGGGTCGCCTACTGGTGCGCCGTCTCAGCTGCCTGTGGTGCGCCGAGAGCTTGCTCTACCACTGCCTGTCGGACGCCGAGGGCGACTTCTCGGACCCATGCGCCTGTGAGCCGGGCCACCCACGCCCCGCCGCGCGCTGGGCCGCGCTGGCCGCGCTCTCCTTGGCGGTGCCCTGTCTGTGCTGCTACGCGCCCCTGCGCGCCTGCCACTGGGTCGCGGCGCGATGCGGTTGCGCTGGCTGCGGGGGTCGCCACGAAGAGGCTGCACGGTGA
- the FAM98C gene encoding protein FAM98C isoform X2, which produces MEGAEAEAREGAAVARDLLTLGYEGFPEAASRGTSCPAFRALCARLAAELVTLGALEQRQEDASGGFLCSELQAARLLRLRPQRDSRPVLAFGEGTEEGAGPAHELVLTLRALGLPRPVRGTPASQLLQELHAKISELLPSLPPGFMRPLLHHPLDAPRWEALESLSQSLTEQYRCRRCLLLKRLDLTTSAFHWSERAEAQGEAMKAVLIPIREVLTPESDVSIAHVLAARADLSRLVPATSAAARRGTCCAVNKVLMGDVPDRGGRPNELEAPMPSWQSRREDRGGRRAGRQGWGRRKKKK; this is translated from the exons ATGGAGGGGGCAGAGGCGGAAGCGCGAGAGGGGGCCGCGGTGGCCCGTGACCTGCTGACCCTCGG GTATGAGGGTTTCCCGGAGGCGGCGTCGCGGGGCACCTCGTGCCCAGCCTTCAGGGCCCTGTGCGCGCGGCTGGCGGCGGAGCTGGTCACTCTGGGCGCCCTGGAGCAGCGGCAAGAGGACGCCAGCGGCG GCTTCCTCTGCTCCGAACTCCAGGCCGCCCGCCTCCTGCGTCTGCGCCCGCAGCGGGACTCCAGGCCAGTGCTGGCTTTCGGGGAAGGGACAGAGGAAGGGGCTGGCCCGGCCCACGAACTGGTCCTCACCCTGCGAGCCCTGGGGCTGCCTAGACCCGTGCGGGGGACTCCTGCCAGCCAGCTGCTACAGGAGTTGCATGCCAAG ATCTCggagctgctgccttccctgccGCCAGGGTTCATGCGGCCGCTCCTCCACCACCCGCTGGATGCGCCCAGATGG GAAGCGCTGGAGTCCCTGTCCCAGAGCCTGACGGAGCAGTACCGCTGCCGCCGCTGCCTCCTGCTGAAGCGCCTTGACCTCACCACGTCTGCTTTCCACTGGAGTGAGCGGGCAGAG GCCCAGGGGGAGGCCATGAAGGCAGTGCTGATCCCAATCCGAGAGGTCCTGACGCCAGAATCCGACGTCTCCATTGCACACGTCCTGGCTGCCCGTGCTGACCTGTCTCGCCTGGTGCCCGCCACCAGTGCAGCTGCCCGCCGCGGGACCTGCTGTGCCGTCAACAAG GTGCTTATGGGCGACGTGCCAGACCGGGGGGGCCGCCCAAACGAGCTGGAGGCCCCCATGCCCAGCTGGCAGAGCCGAAGAGAAGACAGAGGCGGGCGGAGGGCGGGCCGCCAAGGCTGGGGCCgcaggaagaagaagaagtga
- the GGN gene encoding gametogenetin — MGNVQSEPSAGGGSRKEQASERSSDSRRTSLVEPEVTPASPAMRLARGLGVWFPGSSAPPGLLVPPEPQASPSPLPLTLELPTPATSPPEEVAAAGVSTPPPPPVGNLLPAPSKWRKPTGTPVPRIRGLLEASHRGQGDPLSLRPLPPLPRQLTEKDPVPRAPSPIPPPLKPRKPPPPPPPSNRQPQDRRITPALATPATPATPTTPATPPMESQARHCSDGPAASGARGGAPPRAGDGEKARPVASEPGLSLLCKVTFKSGPPLPAAASGSLAAKAPLSGGGSGGLFAASGAISYAEVLKQRPLAPGASRPLGDVPRGAQEAEGGNGDSEACSSPRSGSASHARTLPPPPYTTFPGSQPKFDWMSPPDSPERHFRFNGAAGAVGAARRRAAALSGPWGSPPPPPPGQTYPAPGPRRPAPALLAPPMFIFPAPTNGEPVRLGPPSQQELLLPAPPPPPPPPPPTPPATPSPAPLAPPQPPARQPTPLLLVLPPSPGPGHVESAPAPAPAPALPPVSATDQIPASASASASALAPAPVPVPVPAPAPAPAPAPAPAPAPAPAPAPAPAPAPAPAPAPVPVPVPAPAPAPDPAPAAAPAPAPALAPAPAPAPAPSVAELSPPAPPPPPPKARTRRNKGPRAARVTREDGAPGDGPRERNTAAVTNSGGAGAPSTGAANKGAARHWPPFQVLSSCPCKCYCRHQARHRRLPRNVSAWLSTPTNHLSEPPWVATIKLAGSLVAGLEHYDLQATHSN, encoded by the exons ATGGGGAACGTGCAGTCGGAGCCATCCGCGGGCGGTGGCTCCCGAAAAGAGCAGGCCTCGGAGCGCTCCTCGGACTCTCGCCGGACGTCCCTGGTGGAGCCCGAGGTGACCCCTGCCTCCCCGGCCATGCGCCTGGCTCGCGGGCTGGGCGTCTGGTTCCCAGGCAGCTCCGCGCCCCCGGGACTCCTGGTGCCcccggagccccaggcctcaccctcacccctgcccctgacCTTAGAACTGCCCACGCCAGCGACGTCCCCCCCAGAGGAGGTGGCTGCGGCTGGGGTCTCCACACCACCCCCACCGCCCGTGGGGAACCTGCTGCCCGCGCCATCTAAGTGGCGAAAACCCACGGGCACGCCGGTGCCCCGCATCCGTGGCCTGCTAGAGGCGAGCCATCGTGGTCAGGGTGACCCTCTGAGCCTCCGCCCGCTCCCACCGCTGCCACGACAACTAACTGAAAAGGACCCAGTCCCGAGGGCACCATCCCCAATTCCACCACCCCTGAAGCCGCGGAAGCCACCGCCGCCACCGCCACCTTCCAACCGGCAGCCCCAGGACCGCAGGATCACTCCTGCTCTGGCCACTCCCGCCACAccggccacacccaccacacctgCCACACCCCCCATGGAAAGCCAGGCCCGGCACTGCAGCGACGGCCCAGCGGCCAGTGGGGCCCGCGGAGGGGCCCCTCCACGAGCGGGGGACGGCGAAAAGGCCAGGCCTGTGGCTTCCGAGCCTGGTCTGAGTTTGCTCTGCAAAGTCACCTTCAAGTCCGGGCCCCCCTTGCCTGCTGCAGCCTCGGGCTCCTTGGCGGCCAAAGCCCCACTCAGTGGCGGGGGAAGTGGCGGGCTCTTCGCCGCTTCCGGCGCGATCTCTTACGCCGAGGTCCTAAagcagaggcccctggctcctggcgcctCTCGTCCCTTGGGAGATGTTCCTCGGGGTGCGCAGGAAGCCGAGGGCGGCAATGGAGACAGCGAAGCATGTTCGAGTCCCCGCTCGGGGTCGGCCTCCCACGCTCGAACCCTGCCACCGCCACCCtacaccaccttcccaggctcGCAGCCAAAATTCGACTGGATGAGCCCCCCTGACAGCCCTGAACGCCACTTCCGCTTCAACGGGGCCGCTGGAGCCGTCGGGGCGGCCCGGCGGCGCGCGGCGGCACTCTCGGGGCCCTGGGGctcgccgccgcctccgccgccagGGCAGACATACCCAGCTCCCGGGCCCCGGAGGCCCGCACCGGCCCTGCTGGCGCCGCCTATGTTCATCTTCCCAGCACCCACCAATGGCGAGCCCGTTCGCCTAGGGCCTCCCAGCCAGCAGGAGTTGTTGCTGCCGgcaccgccaccaccaccgccgccgccaccgcccaCGCCACCTGCCACGCCGTCGCCCGCGCCGCTGGCCCCACCGCAGCCGCCAGCGCGCCAGCCAACGCCACTGCTGCTGgtgctccccccctccccaggtcctGGCCACGTGGAGTCAGCCCCggctcctgcccccgcccctgctctGCCTCCGGTCTCGGCCACCGACCAGATCccggcctcagcctcagcctcagcctcggCTCTGGCCCCGGCCCCCGTCCCGGTCCcggtcccggccccggccccggccccggcccctgccccggcccccgccccggcccccgccccggccccggccccggccccggccccggccccggccccggccccggccccggtcCCGGTCCCggtcccagccccggcccctgctccagacccagctccagctgcagccccggctccggctccggctctggccccggccccggccccagctcctgctcccagcGTGGCCGAGCTGTCGCCgccagcgcccccgcccccgccccccaaagCTCGCACGCGCAGGAACAAGGGTCCTCGTGCAGCCCGAGTGACCCGAGAGGACGGCGCGCCTGGCGATGGGCCTCGTGAGCGGAACACAGCTGCGGTGACCAACAGCGGCGGTGCCGGGGCTCCTTCCACAGGGGCCGCTAACAAGGGCGCTGCGCGCCACTGGCCGCCTTTCCAGGTGCTGAGCTCTTGTCCCTGCAAGTGTTACTGCCGCCACCAGGCACGCCATCGCCGCCTGCCACGCAACGTGTCTGCCTG GTTGAGCACACCCACCAACCACCTGAGCGAGCCGCCCTGGGTCGCCACCATCAAGCTGGCAGGCTCCCTGGTGGCGGGGCTGGAGCACTACGACTTGCAGGCCACCCACTCTAACTGA